In one Cetobacterium ceti genomic region, the following are encoded:
- a CDS encoding ParA family protein, whose amino-acid sequence MGKIITIKNNKGGVGKSWLTLQLGHAFTLLEKEDGTSYKVLLLTSDSQNNILTFSGADNIKFYKTLEDFVRTGELNEIRIRENLFYVPLKNSNFSKRFREKLKISVEKLKDEYDLILIDSVPVLNIDQDFIELADKIVIPTYLDKATSEGIARLMDEVGVEKIKAIIPNRYMRSKKGDAMYNELKETLDGTGIYLTDPIKQSGIIHNLLEDGKTIWDTKSKDVEEFQVIIYQVAMELIECL is encoded by the coding sequence ATGGGGAAAATAATAACAATAAAAAATAATAAAGGTGGGGTTGGTAAATCGTGGCTAACATTACAATTAGGGCATGCATTTACATTACTTGAAAAAGAAGATGGGACTTCATATAAAGTATTGCTACTAACATCTGATTCTCAAAATAATATCTTAACTTTTTCTGGAGCTGATAATATAAAGTTTTATAAAACTCTAGAAGACTTTGTTAGAACTGGAGAATTAAATGAAATAAGGATAAGAGAAAATTTATTTTATGTTCCTTTGAAAAATAGTAATTTTTCAAAAAGATTTAGAGAAAAATTAAAAATATCTGTTGAAAAATTAAAAGATGAATACGATTTAATTCTAATAGATTCAGTTCCAGTTTTAAATATAGATCAAGACTTTATAGAATTAGCAGATAAGATAGTTATTCCTACATACTTAGATAAAGCTACTTCTGAGGGAATAGCAAGACTAATGGATGAAGTAGGAGTTGAGAAGATAAAAGCTATTATTCCTAATAGATATATGAGATCTAAAAAAGGGGATGCAATGTATAATGAATTAAAAGAGACTTTAGATGGAACAGGAATATATTTAACTGATCCAATAAAACAAAGTGGAATAATTCATAATCTTCTTGAAGATGGAAAGACAATATGGGATACTAAATCTAAAGATGTAGAAGAGTTCCAGGTTATAATATATCAAGTAGCAATGGAGCTGATAGAATGTCTGTAA